Proteins encoded by one window of Lathyrus oleraceus cultivar Zhongwan6 chromosome 1, CAAS_Psat_ZW6_1.0, whole genome shotgun sequence:
- the LOC127079354 gene encoding uncharacterized protein LOC127079354, producing the protein MFCYNIRRSLLYRNNLTFTTSSPILHLLLKPFSSSSSKNHTFTLNYLIQNLAFSPQTASKISTKVLLHNSQNPDSVLALFKTYGFSNSQISSIIKKCPKLLIFNPNKTILPKLHFFLTKGASTSDLIQIVTKNPRFLYLSLQNSITPSYDLVKKFLLSDQSTIASIKIYPCFICSKTPSQNIQFLLQNGVPESKVVTFLLQNRNNLLTQNPPLFKKVVVELMELGFNPKTTFFTVALGAKIMKPIWETKIGLYKKWGWSEENIVSAFVMYPWCMLTSESKIEASMSFFVNHMGWDSLVLAKNPILLSLSLEKRVIPRAFVLKFLESKGLIKYAKLAAPFKVSEDLFLKRYVNRFKEESSQLLKLYEEKKYVSNKAL; encoded by the coding sequence ATGTTTTGTTACAATATTCGCAGATCATTGCTCTACCGTAATAACCTCACTTTCACAACTTCCTCTCccattcttcatcttcttctcaaacccttttcatcttcttcttccaAAAATCACACTTTCACACTCAACTACCTCATTCAAAATCTTGCTTTCTCTCCGCAAACCGCTTCCAAAATCTCCACCAAAGTTCTTCTCCACAACTCACAAAACCCCGATTCAGTCCTCGCCTTATTCAAAACCTATGGCTTCTCAAATTCTCAGATTTCCAGTATCATCAAAAAGTGCCCTAAACTCCTCATTTTCAATCCCAATAAAACCATTCTCCCTAAACTCCATTTCTTTCTCACAAAGGGTGCTTCTACTTCTGACCTTATTCAAATCGTCACCAAAAATCCAAGGTTCTTATATCTAAGCTTGCAAAATTCCATCACCCCTTCTTATGATTTAGTCAAAAAATTCTTACTTTCTGATCAATCAACCATAGCCTCTATCAAAATTTACCCTTGCTTCATTTGTTCTAAAACCCCTTCTCAGAATATTCAATTCCTCCTTCAAAATGGCGTCCCGGAGTCTAAAGTTGTTACTTTTTTGTTGCAAAATCGGAATAACTTACTCACTCAAAATCCTCCGTTGTTTAAGAAGGTAGTGGTGGAATTAATGGAATTGGGATTCAACCCCAAAACAACTTTTTTCACTGTGGCATTGGGTGCTAAGATTATGAAACCCATATGGGAAACCAAGATTGGCTTGTATAAGAAATGGGGTTGGTCTGAAGAAAATATTGTCTCCGCATTTGTCATGTATCCATGGTGTATGTTGACGTCTGAGAGTAAAATCGAGGCATCAATGAGTTTTTTTGTCAATCACATGGGTTGGGATTCCCTTGTGCTTGCCAAAAATCCGATACTTCTTTCGCTGAGTCTCGAGAAAAGGGTGATTCCTAGGGCTTTTGTCTTGAAGTTTCTTGAATCTAAAGGTTTGATTAAGTATGCTAAATTGGCTGCACCTTTCAAAGTTTCTGAGGATCTGTTTTTGAAGAGATATGTGAATCGATTTAAGGAAGAATCTTCTCAGTTGTTGAAATTGTATGAAGAGAAAAAATATGTTTCAAATAAGGCTTTATGA
- the LOC127079340 gene encoding 15-cis-phytoene desaturase, chloroplastic/chromoplastic, translated as MSIITLSLPSTNPSFFSSSPKPFKFNPKSSSQLSPTPSSLSKTSGVIIIGAGLAGLAAATHLNSQNIPFLLLESSDAVGGRVRTDIVDGFRLDRGFQIFITAYPEAQKLLNYQSLNLQKFYSGAKIFYDGKFHTVADPLRHFLDSAKSLTNPIGSIFDKLLIGTTRIGVLTKSDEQILTSEEVPTIDLLKKLGFSDSIITRFFRPFFGGIFFDPELQTTSRLFDFIFKCLALGENTLPVNGISAIPEQLAARLPSDSILLNTKAVSIDFGGSESPRVRLHNGDVLDSELGVIVAVEEPTLPKLLPGRKNPVPKKPVRSTVCLYFTAEPDYIPVRDPVLFLNGSGKGIVNNMFFVTNVAPSYGPPNKALVSVSLIGLFENESEDELVDKVVQELSDWFGDRMVKEWKHLRTYRIEYAQPNQCPPTNLKKNPNLEPGLYLCGDYLTSATFDGALVSGRRAAESLLKDRCFIG; from the coding sequence ATGTCTATCATCACTCTCTCCCTCCCTTCCACAAACCCCTCCTTCTTTTCTTCTTCTCCCAAACCATTCAAATTCAATCCCAAGTCCTCTTCACAACTTTCACCCACTCCCTCTTCACTATCCAAAACTAGTGGAGTCATTATAATAGGCGCCGGCCTCGCCGGCTTAGCCGCTGCCACCCACCTCAACTCCCAAAACATCCCTTTCCTCCTCCTTGAATCATCTGACGCCGTCGGTGGCCGTGTCCGCACCGACATTGTCGACGGCTTCCGCCTGGACCGCGGCTTCCAAATCTTCATCACCGCTTATCCAGAAGCCCAAAAACTCCTCAATTACCAATCCTTAAACCTCCAAAAATTTTACTCCGGAGCTAAAATCTTCTACGACGGCAAATTCCACACCGTGGCAGATCCACTTCGCCACTTCTTGGATTCCGCAAAATCACTCACGAATCCCATCGGTTCCATCTTTGACAAATTACTAATCGGAACCACCAGAATTGGAGTCCTCACAAAATCAGATGAACAAATTCTTACTTCAGAAGAAGTCCCCACAATTGACTTACTAAAGAAGCTAGGGTTTTCCGATTCCATCATTACAAGATTCTTCCGACCTTTTTTCGGCGGAATCTTCTTCGATCCAGAGCTCCAAACAACTTCAAGACTATTCGATTTCATCTTCAAGTGCCTCGCACTCGGCGAAAATACTCTCCCGGTGAACGGCATATCGGCGATTCCTGAACAGTTAGCGGCAAGGTTGCCGTCAGATTCAATCTTGTTAAACACGAAAGCAGTTTCCATTGATTTTGGTGGCTCCGAATCGCCGCGCGTGAGGTTGCACAACGGCGACGTTTTGGACAGCGAGTTAGGCGTGATCGTGGCCGTTGAAGAACCGACATTGCCCAAGCTATTGCCGGGGAGAAAAAACCCGGTTCCTAAAAAACCGGTTCGTAGTACAGTTTGTTTATATTTTACTGCAGAACCGGACTATATCCCGGTTCGTGATCCGGTTCTATTTCTGAATGGGTCGGGTAAGGGAATTGTGAATAACATGTTCTTTGTTACAAATGTAGCTCCGTCGTATGGCCCGCCAAACAAGGCATTGGTTTCGGTATCATTGATTGGGTTATTTGAGAATGAATCGGAGGATGAGTTAGTGGATAAAGTGGTTCAAGAACTTTCAGATTGGTTTGGAGATAGAATGGTAAAAGAATGGAAGCATTTGAGGACTTATCGAATTGAGTATGCACAACCTAATCAATGTCCACCCACGAATTTAAAGAAAAACCCGAATCTTGAACCGGGTTTATATTTGTGTGGTGATTATTTGACTTCAGCTACTTTTGATGGTGCTTTGGTATCTGGGAGGAGAGCAGCTGAATCACTCTTAAAGGATAGATGCTTCATTGGCTAA